In Vigna radiata var. radiata cultivar VC1973A unplaced genomic scaffold, Vradiata_ver6 scaffold_303, whole genome shotgun sequence, a genomic segment contains:
- the LOC106754994 gene encoding putative pectinesterase/pectinesterase inhibitor 22, with product MKATLNEATMGIDNMKKITTFSVSYRKQQAIEDCKELLHFSVSELAWSLGEMRRIRAGDTNLQSEGNLEAWLSVALSNQDTRLEGFKGINIRLKSYISGSLTQVTQLINNVLSLAKPHGVRADTVVALDGSGHCRSIAEAVNVAPSQSERRYITYVKKGLYNENIDIKKKMTNIMLVGDGIGQTIITNNRNFIQGWTTFRVHV from the exons ATGAAGGCCACACTCAACGAAGCAACAATGGGCATTGACAACATGAAAAAGATCACCACATTCTCCGTCAGCTACCGCAAACAACAAGCTATAGAAGACTGCAAGGAGCTCTTGCATTTCTCGGTTTCTGAGCTCGCATGGTCCTTGGGAGAGATGAGGAGGATTCGCGCAGGAGATACCAACCTGCAATCCGAGGGAAACCTGGAAGCGTGGCTTAGTGTTGCACTAAGCAACCAAGACACGCGCCTTGAAGGCTTTAAAGGCATAAACATACGCCTCAAGAGCTACATCAGTGGAAGCTTGACACAAGTCACACAACTCATCAACAATGTTTTGTCCCT AGCCAAGCCACATGGTGTTCGTGCGGATACAGTTGTTGCTTTGGATGGGAGTGGTCACTGTCGCTCCATCGCCGAAGCTGTTAATGTAGCTCCCAGTCAGAGTGAAAGAAGGTATATTACTTATGTGAAAAAGGGACTTTACAATGAGAATATTgacataaagaagaagatgaccAACATCATGCTCGTCGGAGATGGTATAGGCCAAACCATTATCACCAACAATCGGAATTTCATCCAGGGATGGACCACTTTTCGAGTCCACGTTTGA
- the LOC106755001 gene encoding protein SPA1-RELATED 3 isoform X1 yields MCCCTWPTCNSSWMKMEGSSGSAFQNSGSSRALNSSGVSGRNQRVHYPERNPFSGEASQDSGFKKERERVKLGQGDQAKNLGGGFSGFCEDELEVEPFYGAVEWGDISLRQWLDKPERSVDAFECLHIFRQIVEIVSVAHSQGVVVHNVRPSCFVMSSFNHISFIESASCSDTGSDSLGEGLNDQGGEIKTPTSLCPHDMHQQSLGSEDFVTVKTSTTTARSDSSCMLSSAVYAARASLIEETEEHKMKDRRKDEEAEGKKQSFPMKQILLMEMSWYTSPEEVAGDSSSCASDVYRLGVLLFELFCPLSSREEKSRTMSSLRHRVLPPQLLLKWPKEASFCLWLLHPDPSSRPTLGELLQSEFLNEQRDDMEEREAAIELRQRIEDKELLLEFLLLLQQRKQEVAEKLQHTISFLCSDIEEVTKQQIRFKEITGTELGSDDRSASNFPSMTVVDSDDSAYVGTRKRVRLGTHVKNNEECDDDDDDDDDDGGDDQKSNGSFLSKSSRLMKNFKKLESAYFLTRCRPAYSSGKLVSRHPPLTSDGRGSVVLTERSCINDLKSKEQCREGASAWINPFLEGLCKYLSFSKIKVKADLKQGDLLHSSNLVCSLSFDRDGEFFATAGVNKKIKVFECDSIINEDRDIHYPVVEMASRSKLSSLCWNAYIKSQIASSNFEGVVQLWDVTRSQVLSEMREHERRVWSIDFSSADPTMLASGSDDGSVKLWSINQGVSVGTIKTKANVCCVQFPLDSSRFLAFGSADHRIYYYDLRNLKMPLCTLVGHNKTVSYIKFVDTVNLVSASTDNTLKLWDLSTCASRVIDSPIQSFTGHVNVKNFVGLSVSDGYIATGSETNEVFIYHKAFPMPALSFKFQNTDPLSGNEVDDAAQFVSSVCWRGQSSTLLAANSTGNVKILEMV; encoded by the exons ATGTGTTGTTGTACTTGGCCTACATGTAACTCTAGCtggatgaagatggaaggtTCTTCAGGGTCTGCTTTTCAGAATTCTGGCAGTTCCAGGGCTTTGAACAGTTCTGGAGTCTCGGGTAGGAACCAAAGAGTTCATTATCCTGAAAGGAATCCCTTCTCGGGTGAGGCATCTCAGGATTCGGGGTTTAAGAAGGAAAGGGAAAGGGTTAAGTTGGGTCAAGGTGATCAGGCAAAAAATTTGGGTGGTGGGTTTTCTGGGTTTTGTGAAGATGAATTGGAGGTCGAACCCTTTTATGGTGCTGTGGAATGGGGTGATATTAGCTTGAGGCAGTGGTTGGATAAACCAGAACGGTCGGTGGATGCCTTTGAATGCTTGCACATATTTAGACAAATAGTAGAAATTGTTAGTGTAGCGCATTCTCAAGGAGTTGTAGTTCATAATGTGAGGCCTTCCTGTTTTGTCATGTCTTCTTTCAACCATATCTCGTTTATTGAATCAGCATCTTGTTCAGATACTGGCTCCGATTCTTTAGGAGAAGGACTAAACGACCAAGGTGGTGAGATCAAAACTCCAACATCTCTCTGTCCCCATGATATGCATCAGCAGAGCTTGGGAAGTGAAGATTTTGTGACTGTCAAGACTTCTACAACCACTGCTCGCTCAGATTCTAGTTGCATGCTGTCGAGTGCTGTGTATGCAGCTCGTGCATCTTTGATAGAAGAAACAGAAGAACATAAAATGAAAGATAGGAGGAAGGATGAAGAAGCAGAAGGGAAGAAGCAATCATTTCCAATGAAGCAGATACTGCTAATGGAGATGAGTTGGTACACTAGTCCTGAAGAGGTTGCTGGTGACTCTAGTTCTTGTGCTTCAGATGTTTATCGATTAGGGGTTCTTCTTTTTGAG CTATTTTGTCCGCTAAGCTcgagagaagaaaagagtagaaCCATGTCTAGCCTTAGACATAGGGTTCTTCCTCCACAGTTACTTCTAAAGTGGCCCAAAGAAGCTTCCTTTTGCTTGTGGTTACTGCATCCTGACCCTAGTAGTCGTCCAACACTGGG GGAGTTGTTGCAGAGTGAGTTCCTTAATGAACAAAGAGATGATATGGAAGAACGTGAAGCAGCAATAGAGCTGAGACAAAGGATAGAGGATAAGGAGTTGCTGCTAGAATTCCTTTTGTTACTTCAACAGAGGAAACAAGAAGTTGCTGAGAAGTTGCAACACACTATCTCTTTTCTGTGCTCAGATATTGAAGAAGTGACTAAGCAGCAAATTAGATTTAAAGAGATTACTGGTACTGAACTGGGGAGTGATGATCGTTCAGCATCAAATTTCCCATCAATGACAGTTGTGGACAGTGATGATTCTGCATATGTAGGGACTAGAAAACGAGTGAGACTAGGGACTCATGTTAAAAACAATGAGgaatgtgatgatgatgatgatgatgatgatgatgatggaggAGATGATCAGAAAAGTAACGGAAGTTTTCTTTCAAAAAGTTCTCGGCTAATGAAGAACTTTAAGAAACTGGAGTCAGCATACTTTTTAACACGATGTAGACCAGCGTATTCCTCTGGGAAATTGGTGAGTAGGCATCCTCCTCTAACAAGTGATGGTAGAGGTTCTGTTGTTTTGACTGAAAGAAGTTGCATCAATGACTTGAAATCAAAAGAGCAGTGCAGGGAGGGAGCAAGTGCTTGGATAAATCCTTTTTTAGAGGGTTTGTGCAAGTATTTATCATTCAGCAAGATAAAGGTTAAGGCTGACCTAAAACAAGGGGATCTTTTGCATTCATCCAACCTTGTATGCTCACTCAGTTTTGATCGAGATGGAGAATTTTTTGCTACTGCTGGTGTGAATAAGAAGATTAAAGTGTTTGAATGTGATTCAATCATAAATGAGGATCGTGATATCCACTATCCAGTTGTGGAGATGGCTAGCAGGTCAAAGTTAAGCAGTTTATGTTGGAATGCATACATAAAAAGTCAAATTGCTTCAAGTAACTTTGAAGGTGTTGTGCAG TTGTGGGATGTGACAAGAAGCCAAGTACTCTCTGAGATGAGGGAGCACGAGCGGCGCGTGTGGTCCATTGATTTCTCGTCAGCAGATCCAACAATGTTGGCAAGTGGGAGCGATGATGGTTCTGTCAAGCTATGGAGTATCAATCAG GGAGTTAGTGTTGGAACCATCAAAACCAAGGCAAATGTATGCTGTGTTCAGTTCCCTCTGGATTCTTCTCGTTTCCTTGCATTTGGTTCAGCAGATCATCGGATATATTACTATGATCTTCGCAACCTTAAAATGCCGCTCTGTACTTTGGTTGGACATAACAAGACTGTCAGCTACATCAAGTTTGTAGACACTGTCAACCTTGTCTCAGCTTCCACAGATAACACTTTGAAGCTTTGGGATTTGTCTACGTGTGCATCTCGAGTTATAGACTCACCGATTCAATCTTTCACAGGTCACGTCAATGTTAAG AACTTTGTGGGATTATCAGTATCTGATGGTTACATTGCCACTGGTTCAGAGACAAATGAG GTTTTCATATACCACAAAGCCTTCCCCATGCCTGCACTGTCATTCAAGTTTCAGAACACAGACCCTCTTTCCGGTAACGAAGTGGATGACGCGGCGCAGTTCGTGTCATCGGTTTGTTGGCGGGGTCAGTCATCCACCTTGCTCGCCGCAAATTCGACGGGGAATGTCAAAATTCTGGAGATGGTTTAG
- the LOC106755001 gene encoding protein SPA1-RELATED 3 isoform X2, with product MCCCTWPTCNSSWMKMEGSSGSAFQNSGSSRALNSSGVSGRNQRVHYPERNPFSGEASQDSGFKKERERVKLGQGDQAKNLGGGFSGFCEDELEVEPFYGAVEWGDISLRQWLDKPERSVDAFECLHIFRQIVEIVSVAHSQGVVVHNVRPSCFVMSSFNHISFIESASCSDTGSDSLGEGLNDQGGEIKTPTSLCPHDMHQQSLGSEDFVTVKTSTTTARSDSSCMLSSAVYAARASLIEETEEHKMKDRRKDEEAEGKKQSFPMKQILLMEMSWYTSPEEVAGDSSSCASDVYRLGVLLFELFCPLSSREEKSRTMSSLRHRVLPPQLLLKWPKEASFCLWLLHPDPSSRPTLGELLQSEFLNEQRDDMEEREAAIELRQRIEDKELLLEFLLLLQQRKQEVAEKLQHTISFLCSDIEEVTKQQIRFKEITGTELGSDDRSASNFPSMTVVDSDDSAYVGTRKRVRLGTHVKNNEECDDDDDDDDDDGGDDQKSNGSFLSKSSRLMKNFKKLESAYFLTRCRPAYSSGKLVSRHPPLTSDGRGSVVLTERSCINDLKSKEQCREGASAWINPFLEGLCKYLSFSKIKVKADLKQGDLLHSSNLVCSLSFDRDGEFFATAGVNKKIKVFECDSIINEDRDIHYPVVEMASRSKLSSLCWNAYIKSQIASSNFEGVVQLWDVTRSQVLSEMREHERRVWSIDFSSADPTMLASGSDDGSVKLWSINQAIPFLHLVDVSFETKRS from the exons ATGTGTTGTTGTACTTGGCCTACATGTAACTCTAGCtggatgaagatggaaggtTCTTCAGGGTCTGCTTTTCAGAATTCTGGCAGTTCCAGGGCTTTGAACAGTTCTGGAGTCTCGGGTAGGAACCAAAGAGTTCATTATCCTGAAAGGAATCCCTTCTCGGGTGAGGCATCTCAGGATTCGGGGTTTAAGAAGGAAAGGGAAAGGGTTAAGTTGGGTCAAGGTGATCAGGCAAAAAATTTGGGTGGTGGGTTTTCTGGGTTTTGTGAAGATGAATTGGAGGTCGAACCCTTTTATGGTGCTGTGGAATGGGGTGATATTAGCTTGAGGCAGTGGTTGGATAAACCAGAACGGTCGGTGGATGCCTTTGAATGCTTGCACATATTTAGACAAATAGTAGAAATTGTTAGTGTAGCGCATTCTCAAGGAGTTGTAGTTCATAATGTGAGGCCTTCCTGTTTTGTCATGTCTTCTTTCAACCATATCTCGTTTATTGAATCAGCATCTTGTTCAGATACTGGCTCCGATTCTTTAGGAGAAGGACTAAACGACCAAGGTGGTGAGATCAAAACTCCAACATCTCTCTGTCCCCATGATATGCATCAGCAGAGCTTGGGAAGTGAAGATTTTGTGACTGTCAAGACTTCTACAACCACTGCTCGCTCAGATTCTAGTTGCATGCTGTCGAGTGCTGTGTATGCAGCTCGTGCATCTTTGATAGAAGAAACAGAAGAACATAAAATGAAAGATAGGAGGAAGGATGAAGAAGCAGAAGGGAAGAAGCAATCATTTCCAATGAAGCAGATACTGCTAATGGAGATGAGTTGGTACACTAGTCCTGAAGAGGTTGCTGGTGACTCTAGTTCTTGTGCTTCAGATGTTTATCGATTAGGGGTTCTTCTTTTTGAG CTATTTTGTCCGCTAAGCTcgagagaagaaaagagtagaaCCATGTCTAGCCTTAGACATAGGGTTCTTCCTCCACAGTTACTTCTAAAGTGGCCCAAAGAAGCTTCCTTTTGCTTGTGGTTACTGCATCCTGACCCTAGTAGTCGTCCAACACTGGG GGAGTTGTTGCAGAGTGAGTTCCTTAATGAACAAAGAGATGATATGGAAGAACGTGAAGCAGCAATAGAGCTGAGACAAAGGATAGAGGATAAGGAGTTGCTGCTAGAATTCCTTTTGTTACTTCAACAGAGGAAACAAGAAGTTGCTGAGAAGTTGCAACACACTATCTCTTTTCTGTGCTCAGATATTGAAGAAGTGACTAAGCAGCAAATTAGATTTAAAGAGATTACTGGTACTGAACTGGGGAGTGATGATCGTTCAGCATCAAATTTCCCATCAATGACAGTTGTGGACAGTGATGATTCTGCATATGTAGGGACTAGAAAACGAGTGAGACTAGGGACTCATGTTAAAAACAATGAGgaatgtgatgatgatgatgatgatgatgatgatgatggaggAGATGATCAGAAAAGTAACGGAAGTTTTCTTTCAAAAAGTTCTCGGCTAATGAAGAACTTTAAGAAACTGGAGTCAGCATACTTTTTAACACGATGTAGACCAGCGTATTCCTCTGGGAAATTGGTGAGTAGGCATCCTCCTCTAACAAGTGATGGTAGAGGTTCTGTTGTTTTGACTGAAAGAAGTTGCATCAATGACTTGAAATCAAAAGAGCAGTGCAGGGAGGGAGCAAGTGCTTGGATAAATCCTTTTTTAGAGGGTTTGTGCAAGTATTTATCATTCAGCAAGATAAAGGTTAAGGCTGACCTAAAACAAGGGGATCTTTTGCATTCATCCAACCTTGTATGCTCACTCAGTTTTGATCGAGATGGAGAATTTTTTGCTACTGCTGGTGTGAATAAGAAGATTAAAGTGTTTGAATGTGATTCAATCATAAATGAGGATCGTGATATCCACTATCCAGTTGTGGAGATGGCTAGCAGGTCAAAGTTAAGCAGTTTATGTTGGAATGCATACATAAAAAGTCAAATTGCTTCAAGTAACTTTGAAGGTGTTGTGCAG TTGTGGGATGTGACAAGAAGCCAAGTACTCTCTGAGATGAGGGAGCACGAGCGGCGCGTGTGGTCCATTGATTTCTCGTCAGCAGATCCAACAATGTTGGCAAGTGGGAGCGATGATGGTTCTGTCAAGCTATGGAGTATCAATCAGGCAATTCCATTTTTGCACTTGGTGGATGTCAGCTTTGAAACTAAAC GGAGTTAG